A stretch of Caenibius tardaugens NBRC 16725 DNA encodes these proteins:
- the murD gene encoding UDP-N-acetylmuramoyl-L-alanine--D-glutamate ligase has translation MITSPIFSGKRYAVLGLARSGMATVETLLASGAHVVAWDRQEEPRAALAGRAELADPLAIDLTGFDGVVVSPGVPLNTHPIAAKASAAGVPVIGDIELFALARPSLPRHKVIGITGTNGKSTTTALVHHIVESAGLPARMGGNIGLPILGQEPLPEGGVYVLELSSYQIDLTYSLDCDAAALTNITPDHLDRYDGFDAYVASKARLFAMQAPTHEAAFGCDDEPTRAIYAVERARRPDGMARPIDLAALAPLQQEWPSLQGPHNLQNAAIAVALTEAVGVGEAQWRAALASFRGLPHRMERIAEANGVLFINDSKATNPASTAPALAAYPPNPEPRVHWILGGLPKGEDLGECAEYFGNVARAYTIGEAGPLFASILEPLMPVERCEMLYEAVRRVLEFVRPGDVVLFSPACASFDQFRDYEARGDAFRQFVTALIDASPEPDNCGAFGRAGS, from the coding sequence GTGATCACTTCCCCCATCTTCTCCGGCAAACGGTATGCCGTTCTGGGTCTGGCACGATCGGGGATGGCGACGGTTGAAACACTGCTGGCCAGCGGTGCGCATGTCGTCGCCTGGGACCGACAGGAAGAACCGCGCGCCGCACTGGCGGGCAGGGCGGAACTGGCTGATCCGCTGGCGATCGATTTGACGGGATTTGATGGGGTGGTGGTGTCTCCGGGCGTGCCGCTCAACACCCACCCCATTGCTGCCAAAGCGTCGGCGGCAGGGGTTCCGGTGATCGGCGATATCGAATTGTTCGCGCTGGCCCGGCCTTCGCTGCCGCGCCACAAGGTGATCGGGATCACCGGCACCAACGGCAAGTCGACCACCACGGCACTGGTGCATCACATCGTGGAAAGCGCGGGTCTACCCGCGCGGATGGGCGGTAACATCGGCTTGCCGATCCTCGGTCAGGAACCTTTGCCGGAAGGCGGGGTCTATGTGCTCGAACTGTCGAGTTATCAGATCGATCTGACCTATTCGCTGGATTGCGATGCCGCGGCGCTGACCAATATCACCCCCGATCATCTCGACCGGTATGACGGGTTCGACGCCTATGTCGCATCGAAAGCGCGGCTCTTCGCCATGCAGGCGCCCACGCATGAGGCGGCGTTCGGTTGCGATGACGAACCGACCCGCGCAATCTACGCGGTGGAGCGGGCGCGGCGGCCCGATGGCATGGCACGTCCGATCGATCTTGCTGCCTTGGCGCCGTTGCAGCAGGAATGGCCATCGTTGCAAGGGCCGCACAATTTGCAAAACGCCGCCATCGCTGTCGCGCTGACCGAAGCGGTGGGCGTGGGCGAAGCGCAATGGCGCGCAGCGCTGGCCAGCTTTCGTGGGCTTCCGCACCGGATGGAACGGATTGCGGAGGCCAACGGTGTGCTGTTCATCAACGACAGCAAGGCCACCAATCCGGCATCGACCGCACCAGCTCTCGCCGCCTATCCGCCGAACCCCGAACCCCGGGTGCATTGGATTTTGGGCGGCTTGCCCAAGGGAGAAGACCTGGGCGAATGCGCAGAGTATTTCGGCAATGTCGCCCGCGCCTACACGATTGGCGAGGCCGGGCCGCTATTCGCATCCATTCTCGAACCGCTGATGCCGGTGGAACGTTGCGAAATGCTGTACGAAGCAGTGCGCCGCGTGCTCGAATTCGTTCGCCCGGGCGATGTGGTGCTGTTTTCGCCCGCTTGCGCCAGTTTCGATCAGTTTCGTGACTACGAAGCGCGGGGGGATGCATTCCGCCAGTTTGTGACCGCGCTGATCGACGCCAGCCCGGAGCCTGATAACTGCGGCGCATTCGGGCGGGCCGGGTCGTGA
- a CDS encoding peptidoglycan D,D-transpeptidase FtsI family protein has protein sequence MTALSARTAITSGRVTLVNVRQRSLLTARLRVLWVVAVFALVALAAVVRIIYLGLFQEAPTNRSLSEALLPPRGEIADRNGVPLARAFPAYALWFNPEALDDGGSPLIKTPEEVARELVRIFPDMDVKTLAARLATGRPGYLRRRLLPEEANRVQAIGEIALEIPQETERFYPQGSMASHVLGYVSADGHGKVGMEEVLDKQLSDPAHRGQAAVLSIDTRVQGALEDELQKGMLATNAVGAAGIILDVDTGEVLALASLPAFDPNKIDGAGAKNMFNRVTNQVYELGSTFKPLTVAAAIDAGVVTDLSRRYQANRPIEIGGFRIRDSHTIGASINVPEALIHSSNIVTAQIADQLGGKALKRTMSDLGMNERPYIELPARGFPIWPKGEWPRLRTMTVSYGHGIAVTPLHLASAYAAMVNGGIWRPATLHKIEPGHAPRGRRVFKASTSAKMNQLLRMIVSYGTGRKADAPGFRIGGKTGSAEKPGAGGYRRTSLISTFAAAFPMDRPRYVIVAMLDEPQGTAASSFQRTAAWNAAPIVGKVVPRVGPLLGVMPDETRDVDLTDVLPLVKGGKQ, from the coding sequence ATGACGGCGCTGAGCGCCAGAACTGCGATTACATCCGGACGCGTCACGCTCGTCAACGTGCGCCAGCGCTCCCTGCTCACCGCCCGGTTGCGGGTGCTGTGGGTTGTCGCTGTTTTTGCGCTCGTGGCGCTCGCTGCCGTTGTGCGGATCATTTATCTCGGGCTTTTCCAGGAAGCGCCGACCAACCGTTCGTTGAGCGAGGCCCTGCTGCCGCCACGCGGTGAAATTGCGGATCGCAACGGGGTTCCGCTGGCCCGTGCGTTTCCGGCCTATGCGCTGTGGTTCAATCCGGAAGCGCTGGATGATGGCGGATCGCCATTGATCAAGACGCCGGAGGAAGTCGCCCGCGAACTGGTGCGTATTTTCCCGGATATGGATGTCAAGACGCTGGCCGCGCGCCTGGCCACGGGCCGTCCCGGCTACTTGCGCCGCCGTCTTTTGCCGGAAGAGGCCAACCGGGTCCAGGCGATTGGCGAAATCGCGCTGGAAATTCCGCAGGAAACAGAGCGGTTCTATCCGCAGGGTTCCATGGCGTCGCACGTGCTGGGCTATGTCAGCGCGGACGGCCACGGCAAAGTGGGCATGGAAGAAGTGCTCGACAAGCAGTTGAGCGATCCCGCCCACCGCGGGCAAGCTGCGGTGCTGTCGATCGACACGCGCGTGCAGGGTGCGCTGGAAGACGAATTGCAGAAGGGCATGCTCGCCACGAACGCGGTGGGCGCGGCCGGCATTATTCTGGATGTGGATACGGGTGAGGTTCTGGCACTGGCATCGCTGCCGGCCTTCGACCCGAACAAGATCGACGGCGCGGGCGCGAAGAACATGTTCAACCGGGTGACCAACCAGGTTTACGAACTGGGTTCGACATTCAAACCGTTGACGGTGGCGGCCGCGATCGATGCAGGGGTCGTGACGGACCTGTCCCGGCGGTATCAGGCCAACCGCCCCATCGAAATCGGCGGTTTTCGTATTCGCGATAGCCATACCATTGGTGCCAGTATCAATGTCCCGGAAGCCCTGATCCACTCGTCAAACATCGTTACGGCCCAGATCGCCGACCAGTTGGGCGGCAAGGCGCTGAAACGTACGATGTCCGATCTGGGGATGAACGAACGACCCTATATCGAACTGCCGGCACGCGGTTTTCCGATCTGGCCCAAGGGTGAATGGCCGCGTTTGCGCACGATGACGGTCAGTTATGGCCATGGTATTGCCGTTACCCCGCTGCATCTGGCGTCTGCCTATGCCGCGATGGTCAATGGCGGGATCTGGCGCCCGGCGACACTGCACAAGATCGAACCGGGCCACGCACCGCGCGGTCGGCGGGTGTTCAAGGCATCGACCAGCGCCAAGATGAACCAGTTGCTGCGGATGATCGTTTCCTACGGCACCGGGCGCAAGGCGGATGCACCGGGTTTCCGTATCGGGGGCAAGACCGGTTCGGCGGAAAAGCCGGGTGCAGGCGGGTATCGCCGCACCTCGCTGATTTCCACCTTCGCTGCGGCATTCCCGATGGATCGCCCGCGTTATGTGATCGTGGCCATGCTGGATGAACCGCAAGGCACGGCCGCAAGTTCATTCCAGCGTACCGCCGCATGGAATGCCGCGCCGATTGTCGGCAAGGTCGTTCCCCGCGTGGGTCCATTGCTGGGTGTCATGCCGGATGAAACCCGCGATGTTGATCTCACCGATGTCCTGCCGCTGGTGAAGGGCGGCAAGCAATGA
- the murG gene encoding undecaprenyldiphospho-muramoylpentapeptide beta-N-acetylglucosaminyltransferase, which translates to MSGVVQHFVLAAGGTGGHLIPAFALAQELTARGHHVALITDERGAAIPGKPDALTAHVLPAGRITKNPLSWVKGTRAIMEGRRMALRLFESFDPSAVVGFGGYPALPALLAATSAGIPSVIHEQNAVLGRVNRLLAGRVQAIATAYPEVSRLADKYLGKVHLVGNPVRPEVLDLRNRPFPPFTDEGLLRVLVTGGSQGARVLSEVVPDGLAMLPPALRSRLQVTQQCRPEDMEAVRGRYTGHHIPAELGTYFEDMASRLADAHLFIGRAGASTIAELTAVGRPAILVPLPIATDDHQAANTREMVKAGGARSIRQDRFTAKELAKQIQVMAQRPDTLANAAHAAWNCGRPHAARDLADLVEGFGGTPLMDVIRVGGTEAPASGSEALARESVQ; encoded by the coding sequence ATGAGCGGCGTTGTGCAGCATTTCGTTCTCGCCGCGGGCGGAACCGGCGGACACCTCATCCCGGCGTTTGCGCTGGCGCAGGAATTGACTGCGCGCGGGCATCATGTCGCCCTGATCACGGATGAACGCGGGGCAGCCATTCCGGGCAAGCCCGATGCGCTGACTGCGCATGTCCTGCCCGCAGGCCGGATTACCAAGAACCCGCTCAGCTGGGTAAAGGGAACGCGCGCGATCATGGAAGGGCGGCGCATGGCGCTGCGCCTGTTCGAAAGCTTCGATCCCAGCGCGGTGGTCGGTTTCGGCGGATATCCTGCCTTGCCCGCCCTGCTGGCCGCGACTTCGGCGGGAATTCCCAGCGTCATTCACGAACAGAACGCCGTTCTCGGGCGGGTAAACCGCCTGCTGGCAGGCCGGGTGCAGGCCATTGCCACGGCCTATCCGGAAGTAAGCCGGCTGGCCGACAAGTATCTCGGCAAAGTGCATCTGGTGGGCAATCCCGTGCGCCCCGAAGTGCTGGATCTGCGCAACCGGCCATTTCCGCCCTTCACCGATGAAGGTCTGCTGCGCGTTCTCGTGACTGGCGGTAGCCAGGGCGCGCGCGTCCTGTCCGAAGTGGTGCCCGATGGGCTGGCGATGCTGCCGCCGGCCTTGCGTTCGCGCCTGCAGGTGACCCAGCAATGTCGCCCCGAAGACATGGAGGCCGTGCGTGGGCGCTATACCGGGCATCATATTCCTGCGGAACTGGGCACCTATTTTGAAGATATGGCGTCGCGTCTTGCCGATGCGCACCTGTTTATCGGGCGTGCCGGGGCCTCCACCATTGCGGAACTGACCGCTGTGGGGCGGCCCGCCATTCTGGTGCCGCTGCCGATTGCGACAGACGATCATCAGGCGGCCAATACGCGGGAAATGGTCAAGGCTGGCGGCGCGCGTTCGATCCGGCAGGACAGGTTCACCGCGAAAGAACTGGCAAAACAGATACAGGTCATGGCGCAGCGGCCCGACACATTGGCCAATGCCGCCCATGCCGCCTGGAATTGCGGGCGCCCCCATGCGGCGCGGGATCTGGCCGATCTGGTGGAAGGTTTCGGCGGGACGCCGTTGATGGATGTGATTCGCGTGGGCGGCACAGAAGCGCCAGCTTCGGGTAGCGAGGCGCTGGCAAGGGAATCAGTACAATGA
- a CDS encoding UDP-N-acetylmuramoyl-L-alanyl-D-glutamate--2,6-diaminopimelate ligase translates to MKLGELAASCGYGVSRCGDDTVTGFAIDHRKVAPGTVFGAFQGATVNGEDFIPAAIAAGAIAVVARPEAVVEGADHIADAEPRRAFARLAAPFFAPFPDQIVAVTGTNGKTSTVEMTRQIWRMAGHRSASIGTLGVTTADGSVSTGLTTPDIVTFLSNLSGLAREGVSHVAYEASSHGLAQFRNEGPRVAAGAFTNLSRDHLDYHGTMDAYFAAKMRLFDDVVAEQGSAVVAIGDMSAPDGHWAGQAVEHARRRGLRVLTVGEQASGIGLLAREPGHLGQKLEIAYEGTRLTVMLPLIGAYQAANALVSAGLVLATGGDGARTFDALSRLQPVPGRLERAAITPRGAPVYIDYAHTPDALEAAIAALRPHTSGRLITVFGAGGDRDTGKRAPMGVAAMKGSDLVIVTDDNPRGEDPAVIRAMVLEGASGAREVPDRREAIAIAIAEAREGDIVLVAGKGHEQGQIVGRGEATRVLPFDDVKVARECAGVPMGETQ, encoded by the coding sequence ATGAAACTGGGCGAGCTGGCAGCGTCGTGTGGATACGGCGTTTCCCGCTGCGGAGACGACACGGTCACCGGCTTCGCCATCGATCATCGCAAGGTTGCCCCGGGCACGGTTTTTGGCGCGTTTCAGGGCGCCACGGTCAATGGGGAGGATTTCATTCCCGCAGCCATCGCGGCAGGTGCGATTGCCGTGGTCGCCCGGCCCGAAGCCGTGGTCGAGGGTGCGGACCATATCGCCGATGCCGAACCGCGCCGCGCCTTTGCGCGTCTGGCCGCGCCGTTCTTCGCGCCGTTTCCCGACCAGATCGTCGCGGTGACGGGGACCAATGGCAAGACTTCGACCGTGGAAATGACCCGCCAGATATGGCGCATGGCAGGGCATCGTTCCGCATCGATCGGCACCCTTGGCGTGACCACGGCGGACGGTTCCGTTTCGACCGGGCTGACCACGCCGGATATTGTGACCTTTCTGTCCAACCTCAGCGGGCTGGCGCGCGAAGGTGTGAGCCATGTCGCCTACGAAGCCTCCAGCCACGGGCTTGCGCAGTTTCGCAACGAAGGGCCACGTGTCGCGGCGGGCGCGTTCACCAATCTCAGCCGCGATCATCTCGATTATCACGGCACGATGGACGCCTATTTCGCGGCAAAGATGCGCCTGTTTGACGATGTTGTCGCCGAACAGGGGTCTGCTGTTGTCGCCATCGGCGATATGTCGGCCCCGGATGGACATTGGGCCGGACAGGCTGTCGAGCACGCGCGCAGACGGGGGTTGCGCGTGCTCACCGTGGGTGAGCAGGCTTCTGGGATCGGCCTGCTCGCCCGTGAACCCGGGCATCTGGGCCAGAAGCTGGAGATTGCCTACGAAGGCACCCGGCTGACGGTCATGTTGCCGTTGATCGGTGCCTATCAGGCCGCCAATGCGCTGGTTTCCGCAGGGCTTGTGCTGGCAACGGGCGGGGACGGTGCGCGCACGTTCGACGCGCTTTCCCGTTTGCAGCCTGTGCCTGGGCGCCTTGAACGTGCGGCGATCACACCGCGCGGGGCGCCGGTCTATATCGACTATGCCCATACGCCCGATGCGCTGGAAGCCGCCATTGCGGCCTTGCGGCCGCACACCAGCGGACGGCTGATTACCGTGTTCGGCGCCGGTGGCGATCGCGACACGGGCAAGCGGGCGCCGATGGGTGTGGCGGCCATGAAAGGGTCCGATCTTGTGATTGTCACGGACGACAATCCGCGTGGTGAAGATCCGGCGGTGATCCGCGCCATGGTGCTGGAAGGCGCCAGTGGGGCGCGGGAAGTGCCCGACCGGCGGGAGGCTATCGCCATCGCCATTGCCGAAGCGCGCGAGGGGGACATCGTCCTCGTTGCGGGCAAGGGGCATGAGCAGGGGCAGATCGTGGGGCGTGGAGAGGCGACCCGTGTGCTGCCATTCGATGATGTTAAAGTAGCGAGAGAATGCGCAGGCGTTCCCATGGGAGAAACACAATGA
- the mraY gene encoding phospho-N-acetylmuramoyl-pentapeptide-transferase has product MLYLIAQWLDFEGPANLVRYQTFRAGATLITALIIGLVIGPRFINMLRVRQGKGQPIREDGPQSHLAKRGTPTMGGLMILISLLLAMVLWMDVYSPFVWACMAVTVGFGLIGFLDDYDKVRKSHHKGVPGRVRLLAEFVVAGIAAWIIVSQINTNLYVPFVSGFSIPLGPLYYVFAAFVIVGAGNAVNLTDGLDGLATMPVVIAAGTFALICYLVGRVDYSAYLGIPHVPGAGELAIYCAAIMGAGLAFLWFNAPPAAVFMGDTGSLALGGALGAIAVASHHEIVLAIVGGLFVLEAASVIIQVFFFKRTGKRVFRMAPIHHHFEQLGWAESTVVIRFWIVSIVLALLGLATLKLR; this is encoded by the coding sequence ATGCTATATCTGATCGCACAATGGCTTGATTTTGAAGGACCTGCCAATCTTGTGCGGTACCAGACCTTTCGCGCCGGGGCGACGCTGATCACAGCGTTGATTATCGGTCTCGTGATCGGTCCACGCTTCATCAACATGTTGCGCGTGCGCCAGGGCAAAGGGCAGCCTATCCGTGAGGATGGGCCGCAGTCGCATCTGGCCAAGCGTGGCACGCCCACGATGGGAGGCCTGATGATCCTGATTTCGCTGTTGCTGGCGATGGTGCTGTGGATGGATGTCTACAGCCCGTTCGTCTGGGCCTGCATGGCGGTAACGGTGGGTTTCGGCCTGATCGGCTTTCTCGACGATTATGACAAGGTTCGCAAATCGCATCACAAAGGGGTGCCGGGCCGCGTGCGGTTGCTGGCCGAATTCGTGGTGGCGGGCATTGCGGCGTGGATTATCGTCAGCCAGATCAACACCAATCTCTATGTTCCGTTCGTGTCGGGGTTCTCCATTCCGCTCGGGCCGCTTTACTACGTGTTTGCCGCTTTCGTGATTGTGGGTGCGGGCAATGCCGTCAATCTGACGGATGGGCTCGATGGTCTCGCCACGATGCCCGTGGTCATTGCGGCCGGTACCTTTGCCCTGATCTGCTATCTGGTCGGCCGTGTCGATTACTCGGCCTATCTCGGCATTCCGCATGTTCCGGGGGCAGGCGAACTGGCGATTTACTGCGCGGCAATCATGGGTGCAGGGCTGGCGTTCCTGTGGTTCAACGCACCACCCGCCGCCGTGTTTATGGGCGATACCGGCAGTCTTGCACTGGGCGGCGCGCTGGGGGCGATTGCGGTGGCATCGCACCACGAAATCGTGTTGGCGATTGTCGGCGGCCTGTTCGTGCTCGAAGCCGCTTCAGTGATCATTCAGGTGTTCTTCTTCAAACGGACGGGCAAACGGGTGTTCCGTATGGCCCCGATCCATCATCATTTTGAACAACTCGGCTGGGCGGAATCGACCGTTGTCATCCGTTTCTGGATTGTGTCGATTGTACTTGCATTGCTGGGCCTTGCCACGCTGAAACTCAGGTGA
- a CDS encoding FtsW/RodA/SpoVE family cell cycle protein, translating into MNAGSRPYIPGPGERTGRPASARRDRRTEIRIWWREIDRTLLFIVLLLMTFGSLAVAVASPASAHRLSTSAVKLPDLHFFWMHLRWQFLGLIAMISVSMLPREVARRTGILLGAAMLVLLVLVPLVGSEVNGAKRWLKLGLTIQPSEFLKPAFAIGLAWILSWRLRDHNLPVVAISGGVMALVGVLLMLQPDFGSTILFAGVWFVLILLSGIPVKRMGWLMGVGVAGLTAAYFLYDNARHRIDAFLGGGTAFDQVDLASRALLAGGWTGSGMWLGVRKMSLPEAHTDYIFSVIGEEFGLLACGLVVLLYLAFTVRVLVRLVDEEDLFTILAAAGLTAQIGGQAFINILVNLQLFPSKGMTLPLISYGGSSTVALCLTVGFLLAITRRNPFLSREKFDWKHALSTGDMA; encoded by the coding sequence GTGAACGCCGGCAGCCGCCCTTATATCCCGGGACCGGGGGAGCGCACGGGCAGGCCAGCCAGTGCGCGGCGTGACCGGCGCACGGAAATCCGTATCTGGTGGCGCGAGATCGATCGTACGCTGCTGTTTATCGTGCTTCTGCTGATGACCTTCGGGTCGCTGGCCGTGGCTGTCGCGTCGCCGGCCAGCGCGCATCGTCTGTCGACATCGGCGGTAAAACTGCCCGATCTCCACTTTTTCTGGATGCATCTGCGTTGGCAGTTTCTGGGGCTGATCGCGATGATCAGCGTTTCGATGTTGCCGCGTGAGGTGGCCCGTCGGACAGGTATCCTGCTGGGCGCCGCGATGCTGGTGCTGCTGGTGCTGGTCCCACTGGTCGGGTCGGAAGTGAACGGGGCCAAGCGTTGGCTGAAACTGGGGTTGACCATCCAGCCTTCGGAATTTCTCAAACCGGCCTTCGCGATCGGGCTGGCATGGATTCTGTCGTGGCGGCTGCGCGATCATAACCTGCCGGTGGTTGCGATCAGCGGGGGCGTGATGGCGCTGGTCGGGGTGCTGCTGATGTTGCAGCCGGATTTCGGTTCGACGATCCTGTTCGCGGGCGTATGGTTCGTGCTGATCCTGCTTTCGGGGATTCCGGTCAAGCGTATGGGCTGGTTGATGGGTGTGGGTGTAGCCGGTCTGACAGCCGCCTATTTCCTTTATGACAACGCCCGCCATCGCATTGACGCCTTTCTTGGTGGCGGCACAGCCTTCGATCAGGTCGACCTTGCCAGCCGCGCGCTGCTTGCCGGGGGCTGGACAGGCAGCGGCATGTGGCTGGGTGTGCGCAAGATGTCGCTGCCCGAAGCCCACACCGACTATATCTTCTCCGTGATTGGCGAGGAATTCGGTCTGCTGGCTTGCGGATTGGTGGTCTTGCTTTATCTGGCCTTCACCGTCCGGGTTCTGGTGCGGCTGGTGGATGAAGAGGATCTGTTCACGATTCTTGCGGCCGCTGGTCTCACCGCGCAGATCGGGGGGCAGGCTTTCATCAATATTCTGGTTAATCTGCAGCTGTTTCCTTCGAAGGGCATGACTTTGCCGCTTATCAGCTACGGCGGTTCCTCCACCGTCGCCCTGTGTCTCACCGTCGGTTTCCTGTTGGCGATAACGCGCCGCAACCCGTTTCTCAGTCGTGAAAAGTTCGACTGGAAACATGCGCTTAGTACCGGAGATATGGCATGA
- a CDS encoding UDP-N-acetylmuramoyl-tripeptide--D-alanyl-D-alanine ligase, protein MNAHRAILVWPDIVEDSAPRALWDAAAIARATGGVASGDFLCSGVEIDSRDVREGDLFFALKGETMDGHRFLDAAFANGASAAVVDRPIPQPHILVKDTNRALEALARASRERMQGKAIGVTGSVGKTGVKEAIFAALDRSSRGSAHRSVKSYNNHVGVPLSLARCPENASYGIFEMGMNHSGEIAALTAQVRPHVAVITTIAPAHIESLGSEEAIADAKAEVFAGLLPGGTAIIPADSAHFERLRDAALACGAKVISFGAAAHADVRLLDSVPASNGGSLVTADMGDTRICYTVAAAGEHWITNSLAVMAAVRAAGGDLGAAGLSLAEMPGLAGRGARHQIALGNGASALLIDESYNANPASMRATLKQLGETPARRRIAVLGAMKELGDFTPAFHAALAEPLAASGAEFALLVGPEMDALARELGKGVTGTLGKPIGFAHCANTEEAVAVLSGFGLEDGDAILVKGSNSVGLAGLVAHFSGKEG, encoded by the coding sequence ATGAATGCCCACCGCGCGATTTTGGTATGGCCCGATATCGTCGAAGACAGCGCCCCCCGCGCTCTTTGGGATGCGGCGGCCATTGCCCGTGCAACGGGCGGTGTCGCCAGCGGCGATTTTCTCTGTTCGGGGGTGGAAATCGATTCACGCGATGTGCGCGAAGGCGATTTGTTCTTTGCACTGAAAGGCGAAACGATGGACGGCCATCGTTTTCTCGATGCTGCCTTCGCCAACGGGGCCAGTGCGGCTGTTGTCGACCGGCCCATTCCGCAACCCCACATACTGGTGAAAGATACGAACCGTGCGCTGGAAGCCTTGGCCAGGGCATCGCGTGAACGGATGCAGGGAAAGGCCATCGGCGTCACGGGTTCTGTCGGTAAGACGGGCGTGAAAGAGGCCATTTTCGCGGCGCTGGATCGGTCCAGCCGGGGATCGGCGCATCGTTCGGTCAAAAGCTACAACAACCATGTCGGCGTGCCGCTCAGCCTGGCACGGTGCCCGGAGAACGCCAGTTATGGCATTTTCGAAATGGGTATGAACCATTCCGGCGAGATCGCGGCGCTGACGGCGCAAGTGCGCCCGCATGTCGCGGTGATCACCACAATCGCACCGGCCCATATCGAGAGCCTCGGCAGTGAAGAGGCTATTGCGGATGCCAAGGCGGAAGTGTTCGCCGGCCTGCTGCCCGGGGGGACGGCGATCATTCCGGCGGACAGTGCGCATTTCGAACGGCTGCGCGATGCCGCGCTGGCATGCGGTGCGAAAGTCATTTCATTTGGCGCTGCGGCGCATGCTGACGTGCGGTTGCTGGACAGCGTGCCAGCCAGCAACGGCGGATCGCTGGTGACGGCGGACATGGGCGATACGCGCATCTGCTACACCGTGGCGGCTGCGGGCGAACACTGGATCACCAATTCGCTGGCCGTGATGGCCGCCGTGCGTGCGGCAGGCGGTGATCTGGGGGCGGCGGGCCTTTCTCTTGCGGAAATGCCGGGTCTTGCCGGGCGCGGTGCGCGCCATCAGATCGCGCTGGGCAATGGCGCCTCGGCCTTGCTGATCGATGAAAGCTACAATGCCAATCCCGCATCGATGCGCGCCACGCTGAAGCAATTGGGCGAGACACCGGCGCGCCGGCGCATTGCGGTGCTGGGCGCGATGAAGGAACTGGGCGATTTTACCCCGGCATTCCATGCCGCGCTGGCGGAACCTCTGGCCGCTTCGGGTGCCGAATTCGCCTTGCTGGTCGGCCCCGAAATGGACGCGCTTGCGCGGGAACTGGGGAAAGGCGTTACCGGCACGCTTGGCAAGCCGATCGGCTTCGCCCATTGCGCAAATACAGAGGAAGCTGTTGCTGTTCTTTCCGGTTTTGGCCTGGAAGATGGCGATGCCATTCTCGTCAAGGGATCCAATTCCGTCGGGCTGGCCGGGCTCGTCGCGCATTTCTCCGGCAAGGAGGGCTGA
- the rsmH gene encoding 16S rRNA (cytosine(1402)-N(4))-methyltransferase RsmH produces MNAPHIPVLLDEVIAALAPRPGDVIVDATFGAGGYTRALLDAGATVHAFDRDPDAIAAGRTWPETVENPPRLILHPRRFSEMVSSLSDAGVARVDGVVMDIGVSSMQLDQAERGFAFSTDGPLDMRMSQEGESAADFVNNAPEENIADVLFQLGEERQSRRVARAIVAARPLTTTGELARVVRKALGYRPGAPKDPATRSFQAIRIHVNAELDELNSALHAAEVLLCEGGRLAVVSFHSLEDRIVKRYLREASGSVGRGSRHLPAANDAAEPVFARVSKAIRPSDAETARNPRARSATLRAALRTATPARKEAA; encoded by the coding sequence ATGAACGCGCCGCATATCCCCGTGCTCCTCGATGAAGTGATCGCCGCGCTGGCACCCCGGCCGGGTGATGTGATCGTCGATGCCACCTTCGGGGCCGGGGGCTATACCCGGGCCCTGCTGGATGCCGGCGCGACCGTGCATGCCTTCGATCGCGATCCCGATGCCATCGCTGCGGGGCGTACCTGGCCGGAAACAGTGGAAAATCCTCCGCGGCTCATTCTCCATCCGCGTCGTTTCTCCGAAATGGTGTCTTCCCTTTCCGACGCGGGAGTCGCCCGAGTCGACGGGGTTGTGATGGATATCGGTGTTTCTTCAATGCAGCTTGACCAGGCGGAGCGCGGCTTCGCTTTTTCCACGGATGGACCGCTGGACATGCGGATGAGCCAGGAAGGGGAAAGTGCAGCCGATTTCGTGAACAACGCGCCCGAGGAAAATATCGCAGACGTGCTGTTCCAGCTTGGGGAAGAGCGGCAGTCGCGCCGTGTGGCCCGTGCCATCGTTGCCGCGCGCCCGCTGACCACCACGGGCGAACTCGCCCGCGTGGTGCGCAAGGCGCTCGGTTATCGGCCCGGTGCGCCGAAAGATCCCGCGACGCGCAGTTTTCAGGCGATCCGCATCCATGTGAACGCGGAACTGGATGAACTGAACAGCGCCTTGCATGCCGCCGAAGTGCTGCTGTGCGAAGGCGGTCGGCTGGCTGTGGTCAGCTTTCACAGCCTCGAGGACCGGATTGTGAAGCGCTATCTGCGTGAGGCGTCCGGTTCGGTGGGGCGTGGTTCGCGTCATTTGCCCGCTGCCAATGATGCGGCGGAACCCGTGTTTGCCCGCGTCAGCAAGGCTATCCGTCCTTCGGATGCGGAAACCGCCCGTAATCCGCGCGCGCGTTCGGCCACTTTGCGGGCCGCGCTACGCACAGCCACACCTGCCCGAAAGGAGGCCGCGTAA